The DNA window CAATTGTTCTATTAATTGTCAATGTCGCTTTAGGCAGAGTTTCTTTACGCTGAATTATATCTTTCTTGGTAAAGATCAAATTATATCGAGCAAGTAATTCCTGTGCATCTTTCGGACTAACGGTTGTAACTTTCATAAGGTTGTAACTTCCATAAGCTCATCGAGATGTATGTTTACTTTGATCTAATTTAGAATACGCAACATAAATCAATATGGCTAACGCAACCCCAATTAATGTAAACCGTAACACATCTTGGGCATATTGCCAGTAGCGTATTGTTCCATATAACAACAATAAAATTGCTCCTGCGCTAATTCCTGTGCTAATAATTTCCATTTTAAGTAAAAGCATGCTTACTAATCCAAGAATTCCTACGATCAACGACACAATAAAGACAATACGGTCATGAGACTCTCGTTGACCCTCAAGCTTGGTATAACAAGGATCGCCATAATTACAATAGCCTGGTGCTTTTTCTGGTGTATTTTGTGAAGAAGGAATAACCCATGTTCCATTAAGACTTAAACAGCTTGTCTCATTTAGCATCTCAGGATATTGCGGTTGAGATCGATAACACGCGTCAAAATCAGGCGCTTTATGAAATACTTCGATGCCATAGCCAATGAAGAGTGCAAATAATAGCGCAATCGCAATGGCAAGAAACGTCTTTTTTGTAAACATGTACCTTATTAGGGCATACAAACTTAATAAAGATTTGGCTTGGTTAATGAACTTAAACGCAATTATTTTGACAACTTTTGATGAAATAGACCTAAATCCCTCCATCTTACTAAACTCCAACACTTAACTCAAATTATCTCCTCAAATATCCCCTAAAATATCATCCATTATTAATCACTATCAAAAGACAAAAGAGCTAGTTTTCTGCAAAAGCTTTATAAATGGTACCCTAAGAGGTATTTTAGGTATATGCTATATAGTAATTACGGCTAATACTAAATCTATAACTATGAACCAGTACGTTCCTCTCTCACCTGTGGCCCAAGATCCACCGGCAGTATCGTTTCATGCTTTTGGTAGATCATATGCTCCCTCCGATTTGCTTGCGCAAGGCGGCGAGGGTCAAGTATATCGCAGCAGTCAAAACCAAGGCCGCGTTGTTAAAATTCCTCAACCTGCATTAAGAGATAGTTCTAGTCTTACAGCAGAAGCAACATTAGGTCGTGTTGTAGAACATGCTCATCTTGCTCGCGTTTTAGGAATAGAATCTGTAGTCATTACGAGAGATGATGGGACAGAAAAAAACTGCCCTGCTGTTGAGTTTCCTGATTATGGTTCAAATCTTCATCGTGCGTTCTATGATGGTCACGTTTCACTTCAACAAGCCATGGGATATCTTGCGCAAGTTGCATCAGTATTGCCTTATCTTACCCAACAAGGAATCACTCACCGTGATGTTAACAAAGGTAATATCTTTGTAGATGGGCAACATGTTGTTCTTGGTGATCTAGGATTAGCTCTTGTTAGTCTTGATTCACCTCTTCTTGGGAAAATTGGAGAACTTGATCCAGCATCACGCACTTTTTTTGAACGTCGTGCTACTCATCCGTCAACAACCGGTTCTACAGGAACATGTTCACCTGAACAAGTATGCAATATTGAAAAAGTAGGTCCAGCTAGTGATGTTTATAGTATGGCTGCTGCAGCGTATGGTCTTCTCACAAAAGTTGATTTTAATCGCGCACTAGCCACATCTATTGGAAATAAAAATGATCGAAATGGGGTTCTTAAAACTCTCGATTCTTATGTTGGACTTCAGGTAAATCAATTATTCCGTTCTCTTCCACAAAAAGTTGCTGCTGCGTATGGAATTCAACCTGATTCAACACTCGCAGATATTCTAACCCAAGCTGCCAGTCCACTTCAGCAAGCGCTTCGTCGCAACCCTGCTGAACGTCCAACACCTCAATCATTATATCAATCCATTTCTGATCTTGCTATAAATTTAGGCAAGGTTTCACCACTTTACGCTTCAGTAATAAGCTCTGTTACTGGTGAAACCTCTTCTTCATCTTCACCAGCTCGTAATCGAGTTGCAACCTCCTCAAATCCATCACCTGTACCATCTGATAAATTTGTCGATCTCGAAAGATTTTTTCAAGCATAAGTTTCTAAGAGTGTTTTGAAGTTTAAAAAATAAAATTTGCTCATCAAACATCAACCAACATGAACAAAACATATTCCCCATTTGAGGACTCTGAACTAACTGTAATAGATCCACCTACTCTAGATCGATTGCTTCATATTGAACCCACAGATATGAAAGGAAGCCAAGCTCGGATTTTTCGTGTTATTGATCCTGACAGACCTGGAAGAATTATGAAAATCTGGACTATTGGTAATCTCATTGATAATCCTACTGCACCATTTCTCGACGCAATGTATGTTGAATCAAAAGGAACGGGATCAGGGAGAATTTATGTTGGAGAGTATACCTTTCCTTTACCAGGCAACCAAGATGCTCAAGCAAGAATTTATGGTGTGGCAAATGAAATTTCAGCACTCACAAAAATAACTCGAGATCGAGAATTAAATGTTGCTGGTTCAAATCTTTTCCCAAGAATATATTCTCATGGTCTTGCATTAAGTGAAAGTGGAAATTTGGTTGCGTATGTTGAAATGGATGAAGTGCAGGGTAAAACTTTACAAGAATATCTTACTGCATTAAATTCTCCTGAACGGAAACATCGAGCTGATTATCGGTTGAACATTGCGCGTAAAGCTGCTTGGGGTCTTGCAAAAGGCACACATTATCTTAGAAAAGCAGGTATTGATCACCGAGATCTCAAACCAGAAAATATTTTTATCTCTGGGAACACTTGTAATTTTGTCGATAAAGGTTGTTCTCTCGGTGTTGATCTTGAAACATTTTTACCAGAGTATCTTGCGATTCCCGATCTTCATGCAAGACGAAAACAAGGTATTATTTCGGGTACACCAGAATATATGTCTCTGCAACAAGCTATGGGGGAATTTGACCCTACGGGAAATATCTATGCTGCAACCATCATGTTTAGTGAAATTTTAAGCGGAAATCATCCTTTTAAACTAAAAGATGAAACCGGTGCAAGATTACCGCCTATAGCAATAATTATAAAAAATCAAAGTAACACAGATCTCCCTGTGCACACAATGGAAGGTCTTGAACAATCTCCTGTATGGCCTTTGGTTAGACATACCTCTCGCGATATTGAAGCGATAGTGTCTAATGGGCTATCTCGCAACTCTGATGAACGACAAGTTGTTCCTAAATTAATGTATGATTGGGCAAAAAAGGTAGCATAAAAAGTACTCCTTTAACAAGTAATTCTTTCCCTACTCAACCACAATTCCTACTTTTCCTGGTGCTGCTGCTTTTGCTTTAGCATGAGTGCTTTCTTCTCCACGCATAACCAAAACTGTGCAATTAAATTCAGTTTCAAAGAAAGCTGCTGCATCTTGTAAACATCGCAATTCAAAATCTTGTGAAGTTACTGCGCTAACCGAGCCTACTTTGACAAACTTAGGGATTAACTTGGTCAACTCTGCTGAATTTTTCTTGAATTTCTCCACTGTCATCATCGACCCCATGATCTCTTTAAACTCGCGAGTGTGTTCAAGTAATCTACCAATTTCCACAAACGCAGCGTACTTCCATTCTTCAGAAACTAGAAGAGTAATCGATTTAGCTTGAGTTGTCTTTGCTAATTTCAATACTTCTCCAATATCTCCTAGTGTCTGTTCGATTAATTCCTCTCCCCTCATTGCCTTTGCATCCAACGCTTTTGCCATTGGCCACAATTCAGTAGAAATATAGGTTTTCTTACCAATTGCATGCCAACTCTCTTCACAGAAATGAGGAGTAAACGGAGTAAGTAATTTAAGTTGTGTTTCAATAAAATGATTAATTACTTTCTTGTTATATTTTCCACCAGTGCGACGAGTATACCACTTTAATGCTCGTTGCATATCCATCAAACCTGCTTGCACAGCTGATTTAAAGAGCATGTTTTCCATATTTTGTGTTGCGTGATCAACACAATCATGAATCGTATTTTCAAACCAAGTATCAATAATTAACACGTCGTTTCGTCCTTTATTATAATGCTCAAACGCAAAGTCATAAATCTCATTTAATTTGTTTTTAGCCGTCTCTAAGAAGGTCATATCATAATTAGCATCCTCAACACCTTCTCCTGCATTAGCAGCAGTAAGACGAATAATATCTGCTGTGTGCTTCTCATAGAGTTCTCTAATAGTAAAGAAATTGCCTTTTGACTTAGACATTTTTTCATTATTAACCATAATGCGTCCATTCAAAACATACGCTTTTGGCCAGTGTTTTTTAGGAAATAATGCCGTGTGGTTAAACAAGCAGAATGCCAGGTGATTTTGCAACAAATCTTTTGCCGAATTACGGAAATCAAATGGATACCAATACTCAAAATCAGTGCGCATTTTCTCGATCATTGCGCGTGGCACTTTCGTTTTTCCCTCAATTTCGGCAACATTTCCTTTTCCAAAAAAGATATACTCAAAAAATGCATCATTTAAATGATCTACATTAAATCCGTATTCTTTAGAGTGTTCAAGATACTTTGCGATCGTGCAATATGCCATTTGCATTGTCGAATCACTTAATGATTCAATCACCCACTCATGATCCCAAGGAAGTTTTGTTCCAAGACCAAATTCACGCGTGCACGCCCAATGTTGCAACCAATCAAGAACATAATCAAATTGCTTGCGTACTTTTTCAGGATACAGCGTAAGTCCATCCAAACATTCATGTGTGATTTTCTTCCAATGTTCATTATCATAATTCAAAAACCATTGATTGCTTACAACTTTAACAATACAGGGAGTTAAACAACGACAAACTACTTTTCCAGTTGGTTCCCAAAACATCACCGCGTCGCTAGTAGAGATCAATTCTTTCTTAATCGCTTCTTGACATTTTGGCACATCCATTCCGCTATACTTGCCGCAGCTCTTCTTCATAACCCCTTTACGATACACACGACGATTAAGTTCACCTTTGGCTTCCTCTAATTTTTCTTTTTGTTGAGCAGAAGTAATTCCAAACTCTTTTCCTATCGAATCACCAAGATCTTCTCCCATCCCTTCTACATCAATAATAAATATTGGTTTAAGTTTTTTTACAACCTCATTATTAAGATGAAATTGAGCAAGTAATGCAGGGTCAGATTGAATTTTGCGTAACTCAAAAAGATCAACGGGGTCCTCTAAAGCAGAATAGACTAATCCAGAACCAACTTTAGCATCAATAAATGTTGCTGGAAGAGTATAAATCTCATACTGCGCAACTGGTCCTTGTACCCATTTTCCGATGAGTTCTTGAGCAGTAATTTTACGAAGAATTGTTGCAGCAGGGTCGCACTGTTCTCGAATCTTACCTAGGACTGCTTCACCCACAACCCATTTTTCATCGTGAACTTGCGCAACACAGTATGCACCATGCGGATCAACCCAAAGATTAGTCTGACCAAGTAACGCATCAGGACGAGTAGTTCCTGTCATTAAAATTAGATCGGAATCTTTCATGCGAAACTTAATCCAAATAAAATCTTTTGGCGTCTCTCCTTCGCCTTCTGCGCGATCATGGTCTCCTACTGGCACATTATCCTTTGGACACCACATGACTGGATGTTTGCCTTTCGTGACATACCCTAAAGCATGAAGTTTGTTAAATTGCCATGTTACAAATTTATCATATGCTGGATCAAGATACGTTGTCTTAAACGTATATCTCTCATCTAATGCAAAGCCCATCTTTTGCAAATCTTTAAAGTTCTCTTTGGGAAAATAATCGCACCAATATTCTGGATTTGCAAACTTAGCAATCTCGGAGTCAGCAATTCCCATTTTTTTAAGCGTGGCAATTTGGGTTGGTTCTGCTTCTTTGACACGTTGTGCTGCGGCAACAATAGGTGTACCAGTGCAGTGGAATGCAAACTTGAACAATACATTATGTCCTTGCATCCGTTTAAATCGGGCAATCGCTTCCGGAGCCATATATGTAAATAGGTGACCTAGGTGTAGTAGCCCACTCATGTAAGGATAAGGAGTAGTCAAATAGTATTTTTTCTGAGAATAATCTTCTACATCAACGTGAAACAAGCGGTCTTCTTTCCATTCTTGCTGCCACGTATTGTGAATTCGCTGCCAATCTAATGCCATTCATTTTGATGCGGATTTCTCTTTTATAAATATTTAGCTCGTAAATGTAAAGAGTACGCCAAAACAAAACCAATAACAAAACTAGTAATAAGAACAATCAATTCATTACGATTTTCTTCTTTTTTTCAAAATTCCCCATCCCTCTCTTTGAGATGGAGCAGGTGTAACCGGATCTTCAACAGAACCCTTAGCATGATCCTGAACAGAACCTTCTTGAAGATATGCTCTAAGAGCTTCATCTATGTCTAATCGAGCATTAGGCAATCTCTCTGAAAAAGTCTGCGCAGGGTCTATTTTTGCCGGTTCTGGTGTTGGTGCTACCGGTGTAGGCATAGACTCAACTTCTTTTTTAGGATTATTTGGCATTCCTGCTCTGTGTGGTTGAGAATTCATCCTTCCTCGCTCCATGCCAATTTCATACTGTAACATACGAAGAGATTGGGGTCGATGCTCTGAGATTGTATCCGTTTCCGTATTGTTTACTAACAGATAATAAATTAATCCAATGCGTAGATTCGTCTGAAGCAAAGAAAAATAGGTATCAAATCTGCTTGGTTTCTCCGATTGTCTTTTAAAGATTTCATCAAGACGCTTGATTCCCATTTCAGGGACATAGCGTCCATTTTTTAAAAACAAATCGATGGACCTTACAGACGCTATTGAATGACTATCTTCCGTTGTTGCAAAAATAGCACCAAGATCTGGAGCAATAGAACAGAATTCAGCAAGAGCAAGTTTGAGTCCAGCAACATATTCTGTTCTTTTTGCTCTTGTTGCTGGGTCTGTGCCATATTCATGTGCAATCACGTTTAGTATCTCTTCCCACCCAGTTTGTTCTGCAACGCTGCGTAATGCATCAAAAGAAACCCGAGCTCCTCCCACCCTAGATCCGTCTAAAATGAGTCGGGATTCGCCATTTCCATCAACTAATCCTAACATATAAAGAATTTCTTTCCCATCATAGAGAACTTTTTGAATCTGAGCTAATTTCATAACCTGATTTATCTCATTAAGCGATGATCTATGTACTAAGGATTCTATTCCGCCTGGGACGTATAATCCATACTCTGCTTGCTCAACTGACCCAAATGATTTTTTACCCAGAACACAATTATCAAACCATTCTTTACAAATACGAACATAATTATCTAATGTTGCAGGTGTAATTGAAGCATGAGGTTTGCGCTGGTTTGTCGAGATAGCTTGTGCAATTAATTGAGTTGCGAGAAATCCTTGCACTAAAGTTGGACCATCTAATTTGGTAGAAATGTTTCCTTCTTGTTGGTCTTGAACCCGAATTTCTAGTCCTCCATTATCAATTAAATAAACAGTGTAAGGTGTTGCTGCTGCTATTTGTTGATATAGGGGCATAATCATAATCCTGTTTCTTGAACCATTATTTATAAAATCTTTCTATTTTACTACAAAAAAGTTACTACAAAGAAAGAAAAATTGCCCTATTTTCTTTCAGTCATGAAAACTATTATTAAAACTATAATCATCGCTGTTCTTGTGTGTAGCCTTTTGGTTTTAATCTCTTGTTCCAAAGACGCTGCACCTGTAGTGCCATTAACACCTCCTTCAGATTCTGTTGTTGCTTCCAATCAATCTTCCACAACCCCAGAACCAATAATATCAGAAGAAGTAGAAGACCTACAAAATAAGGAAAAATCTACTCAAAATATAACTTGCGAACGAAACGATCAATGTGAACAAGGTGTGTACTGTCTTAACAAAAAATGCGCTCGTCTTTCACAAATTAACAATGCGACCAATTGTAAACAAACCTGTCGATTAAGTAAAGCTTATTTTCACACCAGTGACAATGAAGAATATACTCTTTCACAAGGCCAAGGCACGTACACTGCGGCAGGGGCGCTTGAGTGGAAACTCATGTCATTTCCAGAGTATTGTCAAGGAGAGCAACCTCAAGTACCTTTACTTTTACTAAAGAAAAATGCTGGCAAAGTGCTTGAAGAAACTGCTATTACGCTCAAACAGGGCGATACCAGTAATATTGTTACCCATCCTACTGTAAAACGTGTTCAATTCACCATCACGTTGAGTGCTGTAGAAGAGAGTTGTAAATAGGATTTTTTCTCATTATAAAGAAGTTTGCCTCAATTTAGCAAAATTATGCAAAATTCTTTATAGTTTTTCTATTTCTACTTCCCAAAGCGACTACTCAAAAACACAATCCTTTTTAACCTCCACGTTTTTAACCACCTTATGAAAACCGTCTCACTTATATTTATTGGAATACTGCTCTTTACGGCTATGGCCTCTGCATTAGAGTGCCAATATACTCAACAAAAAGAAGTTGACCTCAACGGAATAAACCTCTACCAAACAAAAACCGTCGATGGAATAAACTTGAATCAAGCAGTAGAAATCACCCAAGAGAAACTCACTTTAAAAATTAAAAATAACCTCGCAATTCCCGTACAACTAAGCGTTGCATATCACCTCAACTCCGATCAAATTGAAGATAAAGATGTTAATACTATCCTCAATATTAAAGCAAATGAATTGATTACGCACAGGAGTCGGTTTGAAGATGATTGTGAAGCATATTCCTGCGAACTAGAAGATATCACTATCCAATACTTAATTCCAACCATATTGCCTTTAGATATATGCAAATTGTGTG is part of the Candidatus Woesearchaeota archaeon genome and encodes:
- a CDS encoding protein kinase, with protein sequence MNQYVPLSPVAQDPPAVSFHAFGRSYAPSDLLAQGGEGQVYRSSQNQGRVVKIPQPALRDSSSLTAEATLGRVVEHAHLARVLGIESVVITRDDGTEKNCPAVEFPDYGSNLHRAFYDGHVSLQQAMGYLAQVASVLPYLTQQGITHRDVNKGNIFVDGQHVVLGDLGLALVSLDSPLLGKIGELDPASRTFFERRATHPSTTGSTGTCSPEQVCNIEKVGPASDVYSMAAAAYGLLTKVDFNRALATSIGNKNDRNGVLKTLDSYVGLQVNQLFRSLPQKVAAAYGIQPDSTLADILTQAASPLQQALRRNPAERPTPQSLYQSISDLAINLGKVSPLYASVISSVTGETSSSSSPARNRVATSSNPSPVPSDKFVDLERFFQA
- the leuS gene encoding leucine--tRNA ligase, with amino-acid sequence MALDWQRIHNTWQQEWKEDRLFHVDVEDYSQKKYYLTTPYPYMSGLLHLGHLFTYMAPEAIARFKRMQGHNVLFKFAFHCTGTPIVAAAQRVKEAEPTQIATLKKMGIADSEIAKFANPEYWCDYFPKENFKDLQKMGFALDERYTFKTTYLDPAYDKFVTWQFNKLHALGYVTKGKHPVMWCPKDNVPVGDHDRAEGEGETPKDFIWIKFRMKDSDLILMTGTTRPDALLGQTNLWVDPHGAYCVAQVHDEKWVVGEAVLGKIREQCDPAATILRKITAQELIGKWVQGPVAQYEIYTLPATFIDAKVGSGLVYSALEDPVDLFELRKIQSDPALLAQFHLNNEVVKKLKPIFIIDVEGMGEDLGDSIGKEFGITSAQQKEKLEEAKGELNRRVYRKGVMKKSCGKYSGMDVPKCQEAIKKELISTSDAVMFWEPTGKVVCRCLTPCIVKVVSNQWFLNYDNEHWKKITHECLDGLTLYPEKVRKQFDYVLDWLQHWACTREFGLGTKLPWDHEWVIESLSDSTMQMAYCTIAKYLEHSKEYGFNVDHLNDAFFEYIFFGKGNVAEIEGKTKVPRAMIEKMRTDFEYWYPFDFRNSAKDLLQNHLAFCLFNHTALFPKKHWPKAYVLNGRIMVNNEKMSKSKGNFFTIRELYEKHTADIIRLTAANAGEGVEDANYDMTFLETAKNKLNEIYDFAFEHYNKGRNDVLIIDTWFENTIHDCVDHATQNMENMLFKSAVQAGLMDMQRALKWYTRRTGGKYNKKVINHFIETQLKLLTPFTPHFCEESWHAIGKKTYISTELWPMAKALDAKAMRGEELIEQTLGDIGEVLKLAKTTQAKSITLLVSEEWKYAAFVEIGRLLEHTREFKEIMGSMMTVEKFKKNSAELTKLIPKFVKVGSVSAVTSQDFELRCLQDAAAFFETEFNCTVLVMRGEESTHAKAKAAAPGKVGIVVE